A stretch of Hydractinia symbiolongicarpus strain clone_291-10 chromosome 9, HSymV2.1, whole genome shotgun sequence DNA encodes these proteins:
- the LOC130656959 gene encoding histone H1-delta-like — translation MSEAASPKKIAPKKKPAAKKTADHPKYADMIKAAIATLKERGGSSRQAITKYIHANYKVAENSDHHLKMALKRGVTSGDLIQTKGTGASGSFKLGQVKKEKPKKKAAAKKPTAKKPTAKKSTPKKKPAKKSTPKKAAKKPATKKASAKKPAAKKPTKKPVAKKPAAKKVKKTPKKAAKKTAKK, via the coding sequence atgagtgaagcagcttctccaaagaaaatcgcacccaagaagaaacctgctgcaaagaagacagctgatcaccctaaatatgcggacatgatcaaggctgctatcgctaccctaaaggaacgcggtggttcatctcgccaagctattacaaaatatattcatgcaaattacaaagttgctgaaaactcagatcatcatctgaaaatggctcttaaacgaggagtaacatcaggcgatttgattcaaactaaaggcactggtgcttctggatcattcaagctaggtcaggtaaaaaaagaaaaacctaagaaaaaggccgcagcaaaaaagccaacggcaaagaagcctactgcaaagaaaagtacaccaaaaaagaagccagcaaagaagagcacgccaaagaaagcagcaaagaagcctgccacaaagaaagcctcggctaagaaaccagcagctaagaaacccacaaagaagcctgttgctaaaaaacctgcagcaaagaaggtcaaaaagactcccaaaaaggcagcaaagaagaccgcaaaaaaatag